Genomic window (Tardiphaga sp. vice304):
GCCGCGCTCGCCTGCGGCGTGATGTCGTTCCCGCTGTTGGTGCGGCCGATCCGGCTGTCGATCGAGGCGGTCGACCGCAAGCTCGAACAGGCGGCCGCCACGCTTGGCGCCAGCCCGTGGAAAGTGTTTGCCACCGTGACGCTGCCGCTGGCGATGCCCGGCGTGCTGGCCGGCATGGTGCTGGGGTTTGCCAAGGCGATCGGCGAGTTCGGCGCCACCATCACCTTCGTCTCCAACATTCCCGGCGAGACCCAGACGATTGCCTCGGCGATCTATTCGCTGATCCAGACGCCCGACGGCGACACCGCAGCACTTCGGCTGGTGATCATCTCGATCGGCATCGCGGTCGCGGCCCTGATCGCCTCCGAGTGGTTCGCGCGCCGCGCCACCCTTCGCCTGCACGGGAATTGACCATGCTGCGTGTCGATGTCAGCAAGAAGCTCGGCCATTTCAACCTTGAAGTCGCCTTCACCACCGAGGGCCGGGTCACCGGTCTGTTCGGCAGCTCCGGCGCCGGCAAGACCTCGCTGGTCTCCCTGATCGCCGGCCTGGAGACGCCTGATCGCGGCCACATCAGCATCGACGACGAACCACTGGTCGACACCGCGGCCGGTCTCGATGTCCCGCCGCATCGTCGCCGCATCGGCTACGTGTTCCAGGACGCGCGATTGTTTCCGCATCTCGACGTCGCGCAGAATCTCGATTACGGGCGGCGGATGAATGCGCTTCCGCGCGATCCTGCGCAGGAAAGCCGCATCAATGCGCTGCTGGATATCGGCGATCTCCTGCAGCGCCGTCCCGGCAGCCTGTCCGGCGGCGAGCGCCAGCGCGTGGCGCTCGGCCGCGCGCTGCTGTCACGGCCGCGGCTGTTGCTGCTCGACGAGCCGCTGGGCGCGCTCGACGACGAGCGCAAGACCGAAATCCTGCCCTATCTGGTGCGGTTGCGCGACGAGGCCGACATCCCGATGGTCTATGTCAGCCACGACCCCGACGAGATGCGGCAAGTGGCGACGGATGTGGTGATCCTGAAGCGCGGCAGGGTGGCTGCGTTTGGCGGCGTCGAGGTGTTGCCTCAGCCGTAGCGTGGGCAAAGGCGCCCTTGCGCCGTGCCCACCGCGTTACGATTGGCGGTGGGCACGCCCCGACGCGCTTCGCGCGCCAGAGCTTTGCCCACCCTACGAAACCGTCACGCCCCCGACAGCGACTTCCAGACCTTCAGCAGCCGACGCTTGGCGAACTGCCGTCGTGTCAGCTTTGGCGCCGGCGCCTCCTCGTCTTCGGGCAACCGCAAGCCGACGACGTTGACCCGGCCGCCGCCGAGGCTGCGCGCCACCAGATCGATCGCATCCACCGGCAGCGCGGCGCCGACGGTGGGCGCGCGGTCGAGATGGACGTCGAAATAATCCGCCAGCGTCAGGCCGGTTTCGGCCGGGTCCACGGCGATGCCGTAGATCGCGGCGAGGTCGCCGAGCGTGATCTCGCCGGACACCACGAAATCGCCGAGCAGATGCGGATCCGGCGCGGTGCTCGGCGGCATATCGACGAAGAAGCGATCGAGCGACTCGGCCTTTTCCGGCGGCGCCAGCAGATACAGATAATCGCCGGCCTCGACCGGATCGGCCTCGGCGGGCGTGAGAATCCGCTCGTCGCGGATCACCAACGTCGGCTTCGACCACGACGGAATCAAACCGCGCTTGAGATACAGACTCTTCGGCCGCACCGAATAGCCGACCAGTTGCTGTTCGAGCTGGCCCGGCAGGTCGAGTTCGATGCGCCGCGGGCCCTTGTCAGAGCGCGGCAACGCGACCAGCAGCTTTCGCGCGGCGAAGGCGAGCGTCCAGCCCTGCAGCAGCAGCGAGATGATGACCACGACGAAGGCGACGTCGAAATACAGATAGGCCTTGGGCAGCCCGACCAGCATCGGAATGGAGGCCAGGAAGATCGCCACCGCGCCGCGCAGCCCGACCCAGGCGACAAACAGCTTCTCGCGCCAGTTGAAGCGAAACGGCGCCAGGCACAGGAACACCGCGACCGGCCGTGCCACCAGCATCAGCACCAGCGCCACGGCGACCGCGGGCACGATGCTCACGATCAGGCGCTGCGGCGACACCAGCAGGCCGAGCATCACGAACATCACGATCTGCGCCAGCCAGGTCGCGGCATCGAGGAAGGCCACCACCGAATTATGCGCCCGCGTCGGCCGGTTGCCTATCACGATGCCGGCGAGATAGACCGCCAGGAAGCCGGAGGCG
Coding sequences:
- the modB gene encoding molybdate ABC transporter permease subunit, which codes for MFDISPTEWTAILLSLKVAVIATLVSTPLGIGVAWLLARRNFWGKSLVDAVIYLPLVLPPVVTGYLLLLTLGKRGMVGSFLAEHFGIVFAFRWTGAALACGVMSFPLLVRPIRLSIEAVDRKLEQAAATLGASPWKVFATVTLPLAMPGVLAGMVLGFAKAIGEFGATITFVSNIPGETQTIASAIYSLIQTPDGDTAALRLVIISIGIAVAALIASEWFARRATLRLHGN
- the modC gene encoding molybdenum ABC transporter ATP-binding protein encodes the protein MLRVDVSKKLGHFNLEVAFTTEGRVTGLFGSSGAGKTSLVSLIAGLETPDRGHISIDDEPLVDTAAGLDVPPHRRRIGYVFQDARLFPHLDVAQNLDYGRRMNALPRDPAQESRINALLDIGDLLQRRPGSLSGGERQRVALGRALLSRPRLLLLDEPLGALDDERKTEILPYLVRLRDEADIPMVYVSHDPDEMRQVATDVVILKRGRVAAFGGVEVLPQP
- a CDS encoding potassium/proton antiporter — its product is MASLDSVSLSILLGSVLVMAGMLSSLLALRFGAPLLLFFLFIGMLAGDSGPGGIRFDDVHTTYLVGSVALALILFDGGLKTRFQSIRAVLAPSMMLATVGVLLTALITAPVAKFALGLDWTEALLIGAVVASTDAAAVFLLIHGQGLRLRPRVGATLEVESGTNDPFAVFLTLMLVKIIALGSATAGHVALEFAQEVVLGTLIGVVGGRMVVLSLNRVALPQGLHAPFVCTAALVIFGLSQMLHASGFLAVYLAGIVIGNRPTRAHNSVVAFLDAATWLAQIVMFVMLGLLVSPQRLIVSIVPAVAVALVLMLVARPVAVFLCLAPFRFNWREKLFVAWVGLRGAVAIFLASIPMLVGLPKAYLYFDVAFVVVIISLLLQGWTLAFAARKLLVALPRSDKGPRRIELDLPGQLEQQLVGYSVRPKSLYLKRGLIPSWSKPTLVIRDERILTPAEADPVEAGDYLYLLAPPEKAESLDRFFVDMPPSTAPDPHLLGDFVVSGEITLGDLAAIYGIAVDPAETGLTLADYFDVHLDRAPTVGAALPVDAIDLVARSLGGGRVNVVGLRLPEDEEAPAPKLTRRQFAKRRLLKVWKSLSGA